ATAGGGCCAGAGCAAGCTGCCAAACCCGTTGAGGGTGACCACACCCGCGATCGGCTGGGCCAGCGGTTGCACCGCCGGTAGGGGCACCTCGGGAAGTTGGCACTGCAGCAGGCGCGAAAGGTTGATCAGCGGCAGGTCCGCCAGCGATCTCTTGCAACGGCGCTGCAGGCCGGGCTCCGGACGCAAACCAGCCGCCAACAGGCTCGTCAGCCCGGCCAGGGAATGGCCCATCAGCACCACCCGCCGCCCAAGACCGGGCAACCCACCCGAGTGGGCCGCAGCCACCACGGCCTGCAGGTCCCGGACGCGCCCAGGAAGGGTCTCTGCACCGGGGGGCAGGCGGCGGCCCTGGACGAGCTCACGCACCGCGAGCTCATTGCTGCCGGGGTGGTCCAGCAAGACCACGGGCCACTGCCGCTCATGCAGAGCCTGGGCCAACCAGCGCAGCTGATCGGTGCTGCCCCCCAATCCGGGCATCAAGAGCACCCAGGTGGTCGCCCCAGGCACAGGCCAGAGCTCGAGCGCCAGGTCCTCCTCGCGATGGGAGACCGGCAGACGCCAGCGTTGCGGTGCCCGATCAGCCGCCGAGCCCTGCTGCTCCAGCAAGACCCCGTCGGAGAGGGGCAACAGCGGTGTGCCCTGAGGGAGCGGCAGGGTTTGCAGCGCCTGCAGGGCCACCTTCTGCTCGAACAACTGCTGCTGCCAGCCCTGGGCCAGCTGCTGAAGGCCGTCGAGGTTGATCGTGAGCTGCCGGACCGGAAGCGCCCGCATCAACTCCAGGACAGTCACCTGCTGCTGCTCTTTCAGCAAGGCGTTCAAGGTGCTGAGCACCAGGGGGCCCGCGTTGCCGTTCTCCGTGCTGAGCAGGACGCCCAACTCTTCGGCGACGCGCTGACCGGCCCAGCTGCGCATCATCTGCTGGGTAAAGCTGCGCTGCTGCACCAACGAGGTGTTCAGCAGTTGATGCAACTGCGCTTGGCTTTGGGAATCCAAGAGGCTGAGCCAGACCCGGAGCTCACCGGAGCGGGCCTCGGGATCACGGCTCCAGCGTTCGAGCTCGGCGAGGTTCACGGGGAGATCCAGTCCATCGAGGCGGATGTCCAGTTCTTCGGCGGCCCGCAAGGGCGGAGCCAGCAGCGATCCGAAGGAGAGAACTCCGGCCAGCAGACTGCTGCACAGTGCACGGCGGCGACGCAAGCGGGTTGGCTCAACCACGGATGCAGGCAACATGCTGGAGCTGGTGGCACCAGTTTCCCCCGGCATTGCGGGAACTGGCCACTGTTCGCCTGGTGGCCAGTTTTGGCGCCGGGGGGATTTTGTACCTCACTCCGATGGTGTT
This DNA window, taken from Synechococcus sp. LTW-R, encodes the following:
- a CDS encoding alpha/beta hydrolase, yielding MVEPTRLRRRRALCSSLLAGVLSFGSLLAPPLRAAEELDIRLDGLDLPVNLAELERWSRDPEARSGELRVWLSLLDSQSQAQLHQLLNTSLVQQRSFTQQMMRSWAGQRVAEELGVLLSTENGNAGPLVLSTLNALLKEQQQVTVLELMRALPVRQLTINLDGLQQLAQGWQQQLFEQKVALQALQTLPLPQGTPLLPLSDGVLLEQQGSAADRAPQRWRLPVSHREEDLALELWPVPGATTWVLLMPGLGGSTDQLRWLAQALHERQWPVVLLDHPGSNELAVRELVQGRRLPPGAETLPGRVRDLQAVVAAAHSGGLPGLGRRVVLMGHSLAGLTSLLAAGLRPEPGLQRRCKRSLADLPLINLSRLLQCQLPEVPLPAVQPLAQPIAGVVTLNGFGSLLWPYRGLRGLQAPVLMLGGSLDLITPPLSEQLRLFLPDPNPRSRLVLLEGASHFSPVRMQSSSEAPLFKFGEEWVGVDPTRVQNLILSLSSEFLWGLEQGGVKRDLPPQRRDLGGVSAYVLDHELAKLWESRIEVRTSRVDPAGPPADPPAR